A genomic stretch from Solanum stenotomum isolate F172 chromosome 8, ASM1918654v1, whole genome shotgun sequence includes:
- the LOC125872582 gene encoding protein LURP-one-related 14-like yields the protein MFKPEINFEVPLLPIVGDGFCFPYLVNLTVKKKILGLSQLNIDVLDDTGISLLQGDGKVWHLRKKKRIIAHPDGLPLLTLREKTLSWRNTWKVYRAESSDINDLLYTIKRSSTFQMKMQLDVFLASNINGEICDFQVKGSFTNQSFKVYKGDTLIAEVKERFKLGSFFKGRENFEVRVYPGVDYAFIVSILIVYNEIYGES from the exons ATGTTTAAGCCAGAGATAAATTTTGAAGTTCCCCTGCTTCCTATTGTTGGGGATGGCTTCTGTTTTCCTTATCTTGTGAACTTAACTGTGAAGAAGAAGATCCTTGGACTCTCACAACTAAATATCGATGTCTTGGATGATACTGGAATCTCTCTTCTCCAAGGTGATGGAAAAGTTTGGCATCtcagaaagaagaaaagaatcaTTGCTCATCCTGATGGTTTACCTCTCCTTACTCTGCGCGAAAAG ACACTTTCATGGCGTAATACGTGGAAAGTTTATCGTGCTGAGAGTTCAGACATAAATGATCTGCTATACACAATTAAAAGATCAAGCACATTTCAAATGAAAATGCAACTTGATGTGTTCTTGGCTAGCAATATCAATGGAGAGATATGTGATTTCCAAGTAAAGGGATCTTTCACCAATCAATCTTTCAAAGTTTATAAAGGGGATACTTTGATTGCTGAG GTCAAAGAGAGATTCAAACTTGGAAGTTTCTTCAAAGGAAGAGAAAATTTTGAAGTAAGAGTTTATCCTGGTGTGGATTATGCGTTTATCGTCTCAATATTGATAGTATATAATGAAATATACGGGGAATCATAG
- the LOC125872573 gene encoding amino acid transporter AVT6C-like: MDPDRTGTSAEVPLLSNSRTRENRWVIWRAVFNVSTTIIGAGIMSIPATLKVLGVVPAFVLIVLVALLVDITVNFMLRATYAGQSTTYAGLMKENFGKIGSLAVQICVMITTLGCLIMYLIIIGDVFSGKGEHLGVLQEWFGIHWWNSRYLSILLTVLLVMLPLVLYRRVESLWLSSAIAIILAVVFVGICSVMAIIAIVKGEIVRPRMLPELNSTSSFFNLFTAIPVIVTAFAFHFNVHPIEIELGIPGAMTSAVKISLVVCSVIYFSIGIFGYLLFGDSINADILVNFDTSSSGAIAISPILNDIVRLSYALHLMLVFPLLNFSLRANIDELIFPKKELLATDTKRFMFLTLIFLALSYIVAITIPSVWYIYQFMGSTSNVCLAFIFPGAIALRDVHGLSSRKDKIIAVVMIVLAVVTSVITIAANIYNMIIGKSS; this comes from the exons ATGGATCCAGACAGGACTGGTACCAGCGCCGAGGTTCCACTGCTTTCGAACTCTCGGACGAGGGAGAACCGGTGGGTGATATGGAGGGCGGTGTTCAATGTGTCAACTACTATAATTGGTGCAGGAATTATGTCAATCCCAGCAACTTTAAAGGTCCTAGGTGTTGTTCCCGCATTCGTGTTGATTGTTCTGGTCGCTTTGTTAGTAGACATAACGGTAAATTTCATGTTGAGGGCCACCTATGCTGGTCAGTCCACGACGTACGCtggattgatgaaagagaaCTTTGGAAAGATTGGTTCTTTGGCAGTACAAATTTGTGTAATGATCACTACTCTTGGTTGCTTGATCATGTACCTCATTATTATTG GAGACGTTTTTTCTGGAAAAGGAGAACACCTTGGTGTCCTTCAAGAATGGTTTGGGATTCATTGGTGGAATTCTCGTTATCTATCAATCCTACTCACTGTCTTGCTTGTTATGCTTCCTCTAGTCCTATACCGGCGTGTAG AATCATTATGGCTCAGTTCAGCAATAGCAATTATCCTAGCAGTTGTATTTGTTGGTATATGTTCTGTAATGGCAATCATTGCAATCGTAAAAGGGGAAATAGTAAGGCCAAGAATGCTACCGGAGTTGAATAGTACTTCTTCCTTCTTTAATCTCTTCACCGCCATCCCAGTCATCGTAACAGCTTTTGCATTTCACTTCAATG TCCATCCTATTGAAATTGAGCTGGGGATACCTGGAGCTATGACTAGTGCTGTCAAAATTTCACTAGTAGTTTGTTCAGTCATCTATTTTTCAATTGGAATTTTCGGCTACCTTCTATTTGGAGATTCAATCAATGCAGATATACTTGTAAATTTTGATACGTCGTCCTCTGGTGCTATAGCAATCAGTCCCATTCTAAATGATATCGTTCGTTTGAGCTATGCACTTCACCTAATGCTGGTATTTCCTCTCTTAAATTTTTCCCTGAGAGCCAACATCGACGAACTCATATTCCCTAAGAAGGAATTACTAGCAACTGACACCAAAAGATTCATGTTTCTTACACTGATCTTTTTAGCCTTATCATATATAGTAGCCATCACTATACCATCGGTATGGTACATTTACCAGTTCATGggatcaacttcaaatgttTGTCTTGCCTTCATATTTCCAGGTGCAATTGCTCTAAG AGATGTCCATGGTTTATCTTCAAGAAAAGACAAGATCATCGCGGTAGTCATGATTGTTCTAGCTGTTGTGACGAGTGTTATAACTATCGCTGCCAACATCTACAATATGATTATTGgaaaaagttcataa